In a genomic window of Ipomoea triloba cultivar NCNSP0323 chromosome 3, ASM357664v1:
- the LOC116014374 gene encoding GTPase-activating protein gyp7-like, whose amino-acid sequence MKALKRSKTSSSSDSSSPSSSISWIRLRSILFVVASSSPASCSYPDRAHLKSPWSHRKRKRALSLRRWRSFFTPDGRLRDGGVKFLKKVRSGGVEPSIRAEVWPFLLGVFDLDSSKEERDSIRCQKRKEYARLRLQCRRLLKCKDKMFKLNGTSRTSNGNNGSLIGVVDSPVSEDVSCRESLCSGERSPYNEYSDNPVDSLFYGNAGSRRITELGFNSDSESSDSDSSADPVTIQNIPSMDSMEKNTTEMPSKGSSPSMESQSKLLNVEDFATWRRIIRLDAIRANGEWMAYSPGQAAVSELKAHQSAEAVGLKDYSHLDPCRIVHAARLVAILEAYALYDPEIGYCQGMSDLLSPIISVITDDYEAFWCFVGFMKKARHNFRLDEVGIRRQLNVVSKIIKYKDSHLYRHLEKLQAEDCFFVYRMVVVLFRRELTFDQTIILWEVMWADQAAIRARIGKSGWSKIRLRAPPTEDLLLYAIAASVLQRKKQIIEKHSSMEEILRECNNMAGNLDVWKLLGDAHDLVVTLHDKVNPSL is encoded by the exons ATGAAAGCTCTTAAACGAAGTAAGACTTCGTCGTCTTCGGATTCCTCTTCACCGTCTTCATCGATATCGTGGATTCGTTTGAGATCGATTCTGTTCGTTGTAGCATCCTCCTCGCCAGCTTCTTGTTCTTACCCTGATCG GGCCCATCTTAAGTCGCCATGGTCTCACAGAAAACGAAAGCGTGCCCTTTCACTCCGACGGTGGAGAAGCTTTTTCACACCTGATGGAAGACTTCGAGATGGTGGAGTTAAATTTCTGAAAAAAGTCCGGAGTGGA GGTGTTGAACCTAGTATCAGGGCAGAAGTTTGGCCATTCCTACTTGGGGT CTTTGATTTGGACAGTTCTAAAGAAGAAAGAGACTCCATAAGATGCCAGAAAAG AAAAGAATATGCTAGGTTGCGATTGCAGTGCCGTCGACTGTTAAAATGCAAGGATAAGATGTTTAAATTGAACGGAACTAGCAGAACAAGTAATGGAAACAATGGAAGTCTCATTGGAGTGGTGGATTCTCCAGTTTCTGAAGATGTTAGTTGTAGAGAATCCCTCTGTAGCGGGGAAAGAAGCCCATACAATGAATATTCAGACAATcctgttgactctttgttttaTGGAAATGCTGGTTCAAGACGAATCACAGAGCTAGGTTTTAACTCTGACTCTGAATCATCAGACTCGGACTCCTCTGCTGATCCTGTTACAATCCAAAATATTCCCTCCATGGATAGCATGGAGAAAAACACCACTGAGATGCCCTCTAAGGGATCTTCCCCTTCAATGGAATCCCAGTCAAAACTTCTGAATGTAGAAGATTTTGCGACATGGCGACGCATCATCCGTCTTGATGCAATCCGTGCTAATGGAGAGTGGATGGCATATTCTCCTGGTCAGGCTGCAGTTTCAGAACTGAAGGCACACCAATCTGCCGAGGCTGTTGGGCTGAAGGACTACAGTCACCTGGATCCCTGCAGGATCGTCCATGCTGCTCGATTAGTTGCCATTCTTGAAGCCTATGCACTATATGACCCTGAAATTGGCTACTGCCAGGGTATGAGTGATTTACTCTCTCCGATAATTAGTGTCATAACCGATGACTACGAAGCTTTCTGGTGTTTTGTTGGTTTCATGAAGAAGGCTCGGCATAACTTCAGGCTCGATGAGGTGGGGATCCGGAGGCAGCTGAACGtggtttcaaaaattattaaatataaggacTCACATCTCTACAGACACTTGGAAAAGCTTCAAGCAGAGGATTGCTTCTTTGTGTATAGGATGGTGGTAGTGCTATTCAGGAGAGAGTTAACATTTGATCAAACAATTATCCTGTGGGAGGTGATGTGGGCAGATCAGGCTGCAATCAGGGCCAGGATTGGTAAATCTGGATGGAGCAAGATAAGATTGAGGGCCCCACCAACTGAGGATCTGTTGCTTTATGCAATTGCAGCATCTGTGCTACAAAGGAAGAAACAAATCATAGAGAAACATAGTAGCATGGAAGAAATTTTGAGGGAGTGCAATAACATGGCTGGTAATCTTGATGTATGGAAGCTCCTGGGTGATGCCCATGATTTGGTGGTCACCCTCCATGACAAG GTAAATCcctccttgtga